A DNA window from Citrobacter tructae contains the following coding sequences:
- the mntP gene encoding manganese efflux pump MntP, translating to MNITATVLLAFGMSMDAFAASIGKGATLHKPKFSEALRTGLIFGAVETLTPLIGWGMGMLASKFVLEWNHWIAFILLIFLGGRMIIEGFRDNDDEDEEPQRRHGFWLLVTTAIATSLDAMAVGVGLAFLQVNIIATALAIGCATLIMSTLGMMIGRFIGPMLGKRAEILGGVVLIGIGAQILWAHFNG from the coding sequence ATGAATATCACCGCTACTGTTCTTCTCGCTTTCGGCATGTCGATGGATGCGTTCGCTGCATCAATTGGCAAAGGTGCCACGCTACACAAACCCAAATTCTCTGAGGCTCTGCGCACGGGTCTTATTTTCGGTGCAGTCGAGACGCTGACCCCGCTGATTGGCTGGGGAATGGGCATGCTGGCGAGTAAATTCGTGCTTGAGTGGAACCACTGGATTGCCTTCATCCTGCTGATTTTCCTCGGTGGGCGAATGATAATCGAAGGTTTCCGTGACAACGATGATGAAGATGAAGAGCCACAGCGCCGCCACGGTTTCTGGCTGCTTGTGACCACCGCAATTGCAACCAGCCTGGATGCGATGGCCGTCGGCGTTGGCCTGGCTTTCCTGCAGGTCAACATTATTGCCACCGCGCTGGCTATCGGCTGTGCCACGCTGATTATGTCCACACTGGGGATGATGATCGGGCGCTTTATTGGCCCGATGCTGGGTAAACGCGCTGAAATTCTCGGCGGGGTGGTATTGATTGGCATCGGTGCCCAGATCCTCTGGGCACATTTCAACGGTTAA
- a CDS encoding YebO family protein, with translation MNEVLNSGALSFASLVVSVVVLVIGLVLWFFINRASSRTNEQIELLEALLDQQKRQNALLRRLCEANEPEKVAEVAEQKQDEDDDIIRLVAER, from the coding sequence ATGAACGAAGTTTTGAACTCTGGCGCGTTAAGCTTTGCGTCTTTAGTTGTATCGGTGGTGGTTCTGGTTATCGGGCTTGTATTGTGGTTCTTCATCAATCGAGCAAGCTCACGTACTAATGAGCAGATCGAGTTACTTGAAGCATTGTTAGATCAGCAAAAACGGCAGAACGCATTGCTCCGTCGTCTTTGCGAAGCTAACGAACCCGAAAAGGTCGCGGAGGTTGCGGAGCAAAAACAGGATGAGGATGATGACATCATTCGCCTGGTAGCTGAGCGCTAG
- the mgrB gene encoding PhoP/PhoQ regulator MgrB — protein MKKMRWVVLIVVVLVCILMWAQVFNIMCDQDVQFFNGICAINKFIPW, from the coding sequence GTGAAAAAAATGCGGTGGGTGGTCCTGATAGTTGTCGTACTGGTATGCATACTGATGTGGGCGCAGGTGTTCAACATCATGTGCGATCAGGACGTACAATTTTTCAACGGAATTTGCGCCATCAATAAATTTATTCCCTGGTAA
- a CDS encoding YobH family protein: protein MRLIIRAIVLLALVWIGLLLSGYGVLIGSKENAAGLGLQCQYLTARGTSTAQYVHTNSGIIGLSDCPLLRKSTVIVDNG from the coding sequence ATGCGTCTAATTATTCGCGCGATTGTTTTGTTAGCTCTGGTTTGGATTGGTTTATTACTCAGCGGCTACGGCGTATTGATAGGAAGTAAAGAGAATGCAGCGGGACTCGGCTTGCAATGCCAGTACCTGACGGCACGAGGCACCAGTACCGCACAGTATGTGCATACCAACAGCGGTATCATCGGACTGTCGGACTGCCCTCTGTTAAGGAAAAGCACCGTGATTGTCGATAATGGTTAA
- a CDS encoding MFS transporter: MDKSQADGLPLPQRYGAILTIIIGISMAVLDGAIANVALPTIAADLQASPASSIWIVNAYQIAIVVSLLSLSFLGDMFGYRRIYKCGLVVFLLASLFCSLSDSLQMLTLARVAQGFGGAALMSVNTALIRLIYPQRQLGRGMGINSFVVAVSSAAGPTIAAAILSIASWKWLFLINVPLGIIALLLAMRFLPANAARSNKPRFDLPSAVMNALTFGLLITALSGFAQGQSSTLIEAELVGLIVVGFFFIRRQLSLPVPLLPVDLLRIPLFSLSICTSICSFCAQMLAMVSLPFFLQTVLGRSEVETGLLLTPWPLATMVMAPLAGYLIERVHAGLLGALGMVVMACGLFSLVLLPSAPSDFNIIWPMILCGAGFGLFQSPNNHTIITSAPRERSGGASGMLGTARLLGQSTGAALVALMLNQFGDSGTHVSLLTAGVLATLAAIVSGLRITQPRVQM, translated from the coding sequence ATGGATAAGTCCCAGGCCGATGGCCTGCCGTTGCCCCAACGATATGGCGCAATTTTAACCATTATTATTGGTATCTCGATGGCCGTACTGGATGGCGCAATTGCGAATGTTGCCCTGCCGACAATTGCTGCCGATCTTCAGGCCTCCCCCGCCAGCTCAATTTGGATTGTTAACGCTTATCAAATTGCGATTGTAGTTTCACTACTCTCACTCTCATTTTTAGGCGACATGTTTGGCTACCGACGCATTTATAAATGCGGGCTGGTCGTTTTTCTGCTCGCGTCACTCTTCTGTTCATTGTCGGATTCCCTGCAGATGCTAACACTTGCGCGCGTAGCTCAGGGGTTTGGCGGAGCCGCGTTAATGAGCGTGAATACGGCGCTGATCCGGCTTATTTACCCGCAGCGCCAACTTGGTCGCGGGATGGGCATTAACTCGTTCGTTGTGGCGGTCTCTTCTGCCGCCGGACCGACTATTGCTGCAGCAATCCTCTCCATTGCTTCATGGAAATGGTTGTTCTTGATCAACGTACCGCTCGGGATTATTGCCCTCTTGCTAGCCATGCGCTTTTTGCCAGCGAACGCTGCACGTAGCAATAAACCTCGCTTTGATTTACCCAGTGCGGTGATGAATGCGTTAACGTTCGGTTTGCTGATCACAGCACTCAGCGGATTTGCCCAGGGACAGTCATCAACACTGATCGAAGCTGAACTGGTGGGACTCATCGTGGTAGGATTTTTCTTTATCCGCCGACAGCTGTCACTGCCTGTTCCACTCCTACCGGTTGATCTGCTGCGCATACCGCTTTTTTCGCTCTCCATCTGCACCTCGATCTGTTCATTTTGCGCACAAATGCTGGCCATGGTATCCCTGCCCTTCTTTTTACAAACCGTGTTGGGTCGCAGTGAGGTTGAAACAGGCCTGTTGTTGACCCCATGGCCGCTGGCCACCATGGTTATGGCACCACTGGCAGGCTATTTGATTGAACGTGTCCACGCCGGGCTTTTAGGCGCTTTGGGAATGGTGGTGATGGCGTGTGGATTATTTTCACTGGTGTTGCTGCCATCCGCGCCGTCGGATTTCAATATTATCTGGCCGATGATTTTGTGCGGCGCGGGCTTTGGCCTGTTCCAGTCGCCAAACAACCACACTATTATCACTTCCGCACCGCGCGAACGTAGCGGAGGCGCAAGCGGGATGCTGGGAACGGCGCGTTTGCTGGGCCAAAGCACCGGTGCCGCATTAGTGGCACTGATGCTAAATCAGTTTGGCGACAGCGGAACGCACGTGTCGTTGCTGACAGCAGGCGTTTTGGCAACCCTTGCCGCCATTGTCAGTGGGCTACGAATTACCCAACCTCGGGTTCAGATGTAA
- the htpX gene encoding protease HtpX — protein sequence MMRIALFLLTNLAVMVVFGLVLSLTGIQSSSVQGLLIMALLFGFGGSFISLLMSKWMALKSVGGEVIEQPRNERERWLMNTVATQARQAGIAMPQVAIYHAPDINAFATGARRDASLVAVSTGLLQNMSPDEAEAVIAHEISHIANGDMVTMTLIQGVVNTFVIFISRILAQIAAGFMGGNREEGEGSNGNPLIYFAVATVLELVFGILASIITMWFSRHREFHADAGSAKLVGREKMIAALQRLKTSYEPQEATSMMAFCINGKSKSLSELFMTHPPLDKRIEALRSGEYLK from the coding sequence ATGATGCGAATCGCGCTCTTCCTGCTGACGAACCTGGCTGTGATGGTCGTTTTCGGGCTGGTATTGAGCCTGACAGGGATTCAGTCAAGCAGCGTTCAAGGCTTGTTGATTATGGCACTGCTGTTTGGTTTTGGTGGTTCCTTCATTTCGCTGCTGATGTCCAAATGGATGGCGTTAAAGTCCGTTGGTGGGGAAGTGATTGAACAGCCCCGCAATGAAAGAGAACGCTGGCTGATGAATACTGTAGCGACACAGGCTCGTCAGGCCGGGATCGCTATGCCGCAGGTGGCTATTTACCATGCGCCGGATATTAACGCATTTGCGACCGGCGCGCGCCGGGATGCGTCGCTGGTGGCTGTCAGCACCGGTTTGTTGCAAAACATGAGCCCGGATGAAGCAGAAGCCGTTATCGCGCATGAAATCAGCCACATTGCCAATGGTGATATGGTTACCATGACGCTGATTCAGGGCGTGGTGAACACCTTTGTTATCTTTATCTCGCGCATTCTGGCGCAAATCGCCGCCGGTTTTATGGGTGGAAACCGCGAAGAAGGCGAGGGGAGCAACGGTAACCCGTTAATCTACTTTGCCGTTGCAACGGTGCTGGAACTGGTGTTTGGTATTCTGGCGAGCATTATTACCATGTGGTTCTCACGTCATCGTGAATTCCACGCGGATGCGGGTTCTGCCAAACTGGTTGGTCGTGAGAAAATGATCGCTGCATTGCAGCGTCTGAAAACCAGCTATGAGCCGCAGGAAGCAACCAGCATGATGGCTTTCTGCATCAACGGTAAATCCAAGTCGTTGAGCGAGCTGTTTATGACGCACCCACCGCTGGATAAGCGTATTGAAGCGCTTCGCAGCGGAGAATACCTGAAATAA
- a CDS encoding PTS mannose transporter subunit IID has translation MVDMTKTTTEKKLTPSDIRGVFIRSNLFQGSWNFERMQALGFCFSMVPAIRRLYPENNDARKQAIKRHLEFFNTHPYVAAPVLGVTLAMEEQRANGAEIDDGAINGIKVGLMGPLAGVGDPIFWGTVRPVFAALGAGIAMSGSLLGPLLFFILFNMVRLATRYYGVAYGYRKGVDIVKDMGGGFLQKLTEGASILGLFVMGALVNKWTHVNIPLVVSTITGQDGQTRVTTVQTILDQLMPGLVPLLLTFACMWLLRKKVNALWIIVGFFVIGIAGYAVGLLGL, from the coding sequence ATGGTTGATATGACTAAAACTACCACCGAGAAAAAACTCACTCCGAGTGACATTCGTGGCGTGTTCATTCGTTCTAACCTGTTTCAGGGTTCATGGAACTTCGAACGTATGCAGGCGCTGGGTTTTTGCTTCTCCATGGTACCGGCAATCCGCCGCCTGTACCCTGAGAACAACGACGCCCGTAAGCAAGCTATTAAGCGTCACCTGGAATTCTTTAACACCCATCCATACGTTGCGGCACCGGTTCTCGGCGTAACGCTGGCGATGGAAGAACAGCGTGCTAACGGCGCAGAGATTGACGATGGTGCCATCAACGGTATCAAAGTTGGTCTGATGGGACCGCTGGCAGGCGTGGGCGACCCGATCTTCTGGGGTACCGTACGTCCGGTATTTGCCGCCCTCGGCGCAGGTATCGCGATGAGCGGCAGCCTGCTGGGTCCGCTGCTGTTCTTCATCTTGTTTAACATGGTCCGTCTGGCTACGCGTTACTACGGCGTGGCGTACGGTTACCGTAAAGGTGTCGATATCGTTAAAGATATGGGCGGCGGCTTCCTGCAGAAACTGACTGAGGGGGCGTCAATCCTCGGCCTGTTTGTCATGGGGGCCCTGGTGAATAAGTGGACGCATGTGAACATCCCGCTGGTGGTTTCCACCATCACCGGTCAGGATGGCCAAACGCGTGTGACCACCGTGCAGACTATCCTTGACCAGCTGATGCCTGGCCTGGTACCGCTGCTGCTGACCTTCGCCTGTATGTGGCTGCTGCGTAAGAAAGTTAACGCCCTGTGGATTATCGTTGGCTTCTTCGTCATCGGTATCGCGGGTTACGCTGTCGGCCTGCTCGGCCTGTAA
- the kdgR gene encoding DNA-binding transcriptional regulator KdgR: MAIADLDKQPDSVSSVLKVFGILQALGEEREIGITELSQRVMMSKSTVYRFLQTMKTLGYVAQEGESEKYSLTLKLFELGARALQNVDLIRSADIQMRELSRLTKETVHLGALDEDSIVYIHKIDSMYNLRMYSRVGRRNPLYSTAIGKVLLAWRDRDEVKQILEGVEYKRSTDRTITNTDELLLLLDKVREQGYGEDNEEQEEGLRCIGVPVFDRFGVVIAGLSISFPTLRFSEERLHDYVEMLHTAARKISEQMGYNDYPF; encoded by the coding sequence ATGGCTATCGCAGATCTGGATAAACAACCCGATTCTGTTTCTTCCGTGCTGAAAGTTTTTGGCATTCTGCAGGCGCTGGGTGAAGAGCGCGAAATTGGTATTACCGAATTGTCGCAACGCGTCATGATGTCAAAAAGCACCGTTTATCGCTTTTTACAGACCATGAAAACGCTGGGTTATGTGGCACAGGAAGGGGAGTCTGAGAAATATTCTCTGACCCTGAAATTGTTTGAATTGGGTGCGCGCGCGTTGCAAAACGTAGATTTGATCCGTAGCGCGGATATTCAGATGCGCGAACTGTCGCGTTTGACCAAAGAGACGGTACACCTCGGTGCGCTGGATGAAGACAGCATTGTCTACATCCACAAAATAGACTCGATGTACAATTTGCGTATGTATTCTCGCGTAGGCCGTCGTAACCCGTTATACAGTACGGCGATTGGTAAAGTGCTGCTGGCGTGGCGTGACCGTGACGAAGTAAAACAGATTCTTGAAGGCGTTGAATACAAGCGCAGCACAGACCGTACGATCACTAACACTGATGAATTGTTGCTGCTGCTGGATAAAGTGCGTGAACAAGGTTACGGTGAAGATAACGAAGAGCAGGAAGAAGGGTTGCGCTGCATCGGCGTTCCGGTCTTTGATCGTTTCGGTGTGGTCATTGCGGGTCTGAGTATTTCATTCCCAACCCTGCGTTTTTCTGAAGAACGTTTACACGACTATGTCGAGATGCTGCACACGGCTGCACGTAAAATTTCAGAGCAAATGGGTTATAACGACTATCCATTCTGA
- the rlmA gene encoding 23S rRNA (guanine(745)-N(1))-methyltransferase, with protein sequence MSFSCPLCHQPLTQDKNSFSCPGRHQFDLAKEGYVNLLPVQHKRSRDPGDSAEMMQARRAFLDAGHYQPLREAIVNVLQQTLTPDEAAILDIGCGEGYYTHAFADAIPGGATFGLDVSKVAIKAAARRYPQVTFCVASSHRLPFADASMDAIIRIYAPCKAQELARVVKPGGWVITATPGPRHLMELKGLIYDEVRLHAPHTEQLEGFAQQQSIALGYQMQLSGSEAVALLQMTPFAWRAKPEVWETLAGKEIFDCQTDFSIHIWQRVN encoded by the coding sequence ATGTCGTTTTCCTGTCCCCTTTGCCATCAGCCTCTTACTCAAGATAAAAACAGTTTTTCGTGTCCTGGCCGGCATCAGTTTGACCTGGCGAAGGAAGGGTATGTCAACTTACTCCCGGTTCAACACAAGCGGTCGCGCGATCCGGGTGATAGTGCCGAAATGATGCAGGCGCGCCGGGCATTTCTCGACGCCGGGCATTATCAGCCGCTGCGTGAGGCGATTGTGAACGTCCTCCAGCAAACGTTAACTCCAGATGAAGCGGCGATTCTGGATATCGGCTGTGGGGAAGGGTATTACACGCACGCGTTTGCAGATGCGATACCAGGAGGCGCGACTTTTGGCCTGGATGTCTCGAAGGTGGCGATTAAGGCTGCCGCCAGGCGTTACCCGCAAGTGACCTTTTGTGTCGCGTCAAGCCATCGCCTGCCTTTTGCCGACGCCTCAATGGATGCCATTATCAGGATCTACGCACCATGCAAAGCTCAGGAACTGGCTCGCGTGGTGAAGCCGGGGGGATGGGTGATTACGGCCACGCCAGGGCCGCGGCATTTAATGGAGTTGAAAGGGCTGATTTACGATGAGGTGCGTCTGCATGCGCCGCACACCGAACAGCTGGAAGGCTTTGCCCAGCAGCAGAGTATCGCGCTGGGCTATCAGATGCAGCTAAGCGGCAGCGAGGCCGTGGCATTGCTGCAAATGACGCCTTTCGCCTGGCGGGCAAAACCGGAAGTCTGGGAAACGCTGGCGGGGAAAGAGATATTTGACTGCCAGACAGATTTTAGTATTCATATCTGGCAGCGCGTGAATTAA
- the cspE gene encoding transcription antiterminator/RNA stability regulator CspE, whose amino-acid sequence MAKIKGQVKWFNESKGFGFITPADGSKDVFVHFSAIQGNGFKTLAEGQNVEFEIQDGQKGPAAVNVTAI is encoded by the coding sequence ATGGCAAAGATTAAAGGTCAAGTTAAGTGGTTCAACGAGTCTAAAGGTTTTGGTTTCATTACTCCTGCTGATGGCAGCAAAGATGTGTTTGTACACTTCTCTGCAATCCAGGGTAACGGTTTCAAAACTCTGGCTGAAGGCCAGAACGTTGAGTTCGAAATTCAGGACGGCCAGAAAGGTCCGGCTGCTGTTAACGTAACAGCTATCTGA
- the ftsI gene encoding peptidoglycan glycosyltransferase FtsI, giving the protein MKKKNDGDTRNFTPVRFALLCAAILLSLGLLLGRVAWLQIVTPTSLVKQEDMRSLREVTTASPRGMITDREGRPLAVSVPVNAVWADPKTIISKGGVGYNERWQALAKTLHLSLGSLAERVNSNPAGRFIYLARQISPQQAQWVDKLNLPGINLREESRRFYPAGHVAANLIGFTNIDGQGIEGVEKSFNSQLMGKPGSRLVRKDKFGHVIENITEVMPVPAHELQLSIDERLQTVTEDALDNAVTWNKAESGAAVLVSIATGEILSMASFPDFNPNNRDGAVLDDFRNRAISDTFEPGSTVKPLVLMTALQQGIVQPDSVIDTHPFNLDGHRIRDVGYYPELSLTGILQKSSDTGVSHLSLAMPIQRLLDTYKSFGFGEPTGLGLTGESSGLMPQRRYWSSLDRATFAFGYGLMVTPLQLAHVYATIGSFGIYRPLSITRIDPPVIGRRVMSEALVHQVEHMMESVALPGGGGTKAAVRDYRVAVKTGTAKKIGDDGKYVDKYVAYTAGVAPASDPKFALVVVINNPQNGAYYGGAVSAPVFSQIMGDVLRLENVKPDGMPADSEHLLVMHGNSVSSPSL; this is encoded by the coding sequence GTGAAAAAGAAAAACGACGGCGATACACGCAATTTTACTCCCGTACGTTTTGCCCTGCTTTGCGCGGCAATTTTATTAAGCCTGGGGCTGCTCCTGGGGCGGGTTGCGTGGTTGCAAATAGTCACACCGACCAGCCTGGTGAAGCAGGAGGATATGCGTTCGTTACGTGAAGTCACAACAGCATCTCCGCGCGGAATGATTACCGACAGAGAAGGGCGACCGCTGGCGGTGAGCGTACCGGTTAACGCTGTCTGGGCCGATCCTAAGACGATTATTAGCAAAGGCGGTGTCGGTTATAACGAGCGCTGGCAAGCGCTGGCAAAGACTCTGCATCTGTCGCTTGGTTCACTGGCGGAACGCGTTAACAGCAATCCCGCCGGACGCTTTATCTACCTGGCGCGCCAGATTTCGCCCCAACAGGCGCAGTGGGTTGATAAACTGAATCTTCCGGGGATCAATCTGCGTGAAGAGTCCCGCCGCTTTTATCCGGCCGGGCATGTCGCCGCGAATCTGATTGGTTTCACCAACATTGACGGTCAGGGAATTGAAGGGGTAGAAAAAAGCTTTAATAGCCAGTTGATGGGCAAACCCGGCTCGCGACTGGTGCGCAAAGATAAGTTTGGTCATGTGATTGAGAACATCACGGAAGTGATGCCAGTGCCCGCACATGAGTTGCAGCTGAGTATTGATGAGCGCTTGCAGACTGTTACCGAAGATGCACTGGATAATGCCGTCACGTGGAATAAAGCCGAGTCAGGCGCGGCGGTGCTGGTCAGTATCGCTACTGGTGAGATATTGTCGATGGCGAGTTTCCCTGACTTTAATCCCAACAATCGCGATGGCGCCGTGCTGGACGATTTTCGTAACCGTGCGATTAGCGATACCTTTGAGCCGGGCTCTACCGTTAAGCCGTTGGTGCTTATGACCGCCCTGCAACAGGGGATTGTGCAGCCTGATAGCGTGATTGATACCCATCCCTTTAATCTTGATGGGCATCGTATCCGTGACGTTGGCTATTACCCTGAATTGTCGCTGACCGGTATTTTGCAAAAATCGAGCGATACCGGCGTGTCGCATCTGTCATTGGCCATGCCCATTCAGCGGCTGTTGGACACCTATAAGAGCTTTGGTTTTGGCGAACCGACCGGACTGGGATTGACCGGCGAAAGTAGCGGTTTAATGCCCCAGCGCCGCTACTGGAGTAGCCTGGATCGCGCGACCTTTGCGTTTGGCTACGGTTTAATGGTCACCCCGCTACAACTGGCGCACGTTTACGCCACCATCGGCAGTTTTGGCATCTATCGACCGCTATCTATTACCCGTATCGATCCGCCGGTGATAGGCCGACGCGTGATGTCTGAGGCGTTAGTTCATCAGGTTGAGCATATGATGGAAAGCGTCGCGCTGCCCGGTGGCGGGGGAACAAAGGCTGCGGTACGAGATTATCGTGTGGCAGTGAAAACCGGGACGGCAAAGAAAATTGGTGATGACGGTAAATATGTCGATAAATACGTGGCGTACACGGCGGGTGTCGCCCCGGCAAGCGATCCAAAGTTTGCTCTGGTGGTGGTTATCAACAATCCGCAAAACGGGGCGTATTACGGCGGCGCAGTATCGGCCCCTGTCTTTAGTCAGATAATGGGGGACGTGCTGCGTCTGGAAAATGTCAAACCGGATGGCATGCCCGCCGACTCTGAGCACTTGCTGGTGATGCACGGCAATAGCGTCTCCTCTCCGTCGCTGTAA
- a CDS encoding DUF2627 domain-containing protein: MCGIFSKEVLSKHVDVEYRFSAEPYISASSSNVSVLSMLCLRAKKIL; the protein is encoded by the coding sequence ATGTGTGGCATTTTCAGTAAAGAAGTCCTGAGTAAACACGTTGACGTTGAATACCGCTTCTCTGCCGAACCTTATATTAGTGCCTCAAGCAGTAATGTCTCAGTTTTATCTATGTTATGCCTGCGGGCGAAGAAAATACTCTAA
- a CDS encoding PTS mannose/fructose/sorbose transporter subunit IIC translates to MEITTLQIVLVFIVACIAGMESVLDEFQFHRPLVACTLIGAVLGDMKTGIIIGGTLEMIALGWMNIGAAVAPDAALASIISTVLVIAGHQSIGAGIALAIPLAAAGQVLTIIVRTITVAFQHAADKAAESGNLTALSWLHVSSLFLQAMRIAIPAVIVAISVGTSEVQGLLNAIPEVVTGGLNIAGGMIVVVGYAMVINMMRAGYLMPFFYLGFVTAAFTNFNLVALGVIGAVMAILYIQLSPKYNRVAGAPAQAAGNNDLDNELD, encoded by the coding sequence ATGGAGATTACCACTCTTCAGATTGTGCTGGTGTTCATCGTCGCATGTATCGCGGGTATGGAGTCGGTGCTCGATGAATTTCAGTTCCACCGTCCGCTGGTGGCCTGTACGCTGATTGGCGCCGTTCTCGGGGACATGAAAACCGGTATTATCATCGGTGGTACCCTGGAAATGATCGCGCTGGGTTGGATGAACATCGGTGCTGCCGTTGCACCGGATGCCGCACTGGCCTCAATTATTTCTACCGTTCTGGTTATCGCGGGTCACCAAAGCATCGGTGCCGGTATCGCACTGGCTATCCCGCTGGCAGCAGCAGGCCAGGTTCTGACCATCATCGTTCGTACCATCACCGTTGCCTTCCAGCACGCTGCAGATAAGGCAGCTGAGAGCGGCAACCTGACGGCGCTCTCCTGGCTGCATGTGTCCTCACTGTTCCTGCAGGCAATGCGTATCGCGATCCCTGCGGTTATCGTGGCAATTTCTGTGGGCACCAGTGAAGTCCAGGGCTTGCTGAACGCGATCCCTGAAGTGGTCACCGGCGGTCTGAACATCGCAGGCGGCATGATCGTAGTCGTAGGTTATGCGATGGTCATCAACATGATGCGCGCAGGCTACCTGATGCCGTTCTTCTACCTCGGCTTCGTCACTGCGGCATTTACTAACTTCAACCTGGTTGCACTGGGTGTGATCGGCGCAGTAATGGCCATCCTCTACATTCAGTTGAGCCCGAAATATAACCGCGTAGCGGGTGCGCCAGCTCAAGCTGCTGGCAACAATGACCTTGATAACGAACTGGACTAG
- a CDS encoding DUF986 family protein — MTITDLVLVLFILSLLAFAIYDQFIMPRRNGPTLLAVPLLPRSRVDSVIFIGLIAILIYNNVTSHGAQFTTWLLCALVLMGIYLFWIRTPKIIFKQKGFFFANVWVEYSRIKEMNLSEDGVLVMQLEHRRLLIRVRNIDDLERIYKLLISNQ, encoded by the coding sequence ATGACTATCACGGACCTGGTGCTGGTTCTTTTTATCCTGTCGCTACTGGCGTTTGCCATCTACGATCAGTTCATCATGCCCCGCCGTAATGGCCCTACTCTGCTTGCCGTTCCCCTGCTGCCTCGCAGCCGCGTCGATAGCGTTATCTTCATTGGGTTAATCGCGATTCTTATCTACAACAACGTCACCAGCCATGGGGCACAATTCACCACATGGTTATTATGTGCTCTGGTGTTGATGGGGATATATCTGTTCTGGATCCGCACGCCAAAAATCATCTTCAAACAAAAAGGTTTTTTCTTCGCCAATGTTTGGGTTGAATATAGCCGGATTAAAGAGATGAATTTATCTGAAGATGGCGTACTGGTGATGCAATTAGAACATCGGCGATTGCTTATCCGCGTGCGAAATATAGACGACCTTGAGAGAATATATAAACTCCTCATATCAAATCAATAA